The Saccharomonospora cyanea NA-134 genome includes a region encoding these proteins:
- the rplU gene encoding 50S ribosomal protein L21 produces the protein MSAYAVVKTGGKQYKVAVGDVVEVEKLDGEPGTEHTLPAVMVVDDGKVTTDADTLAKVSVTGKIVEQTKGPKIRIHKFKNKTGYHKRQGHRQQLTRLEVTGINK, from the coding sequence GTGTCGGCGTATGCAGTCGTCAAGACCGGCGGCAAGCAGTACAAGGTCGCCGTCGGCGATGTCGTCGAGGTCGAGAAGCTCGACGGCGAGCCGGGCACCGAGCACACCCTTCCCGCCGTGATGGTGGTCGACGACGGCAAGGTCACGACGGACGCCGACACGCTGGCGAAGGTCTCGGTGACGGGCAAGATCGTCGAGCAGACCAAGGGCCCGAAGATCCGCATCCACAAGTTCAAGAACAAGACCGGCTACCACAAGCGCCAGGGTCACCGGCAGCAGCTGACCCGCCTTGAGGTCACCGGCATCAACAAGTGA
- the rpmA gene encoding 50S ribosomal protein L27, protein MAHKKGASSSRNGRDSNPKYLGVKRFGGQVVKAGEILVRQRGTKFHPGVNVGRGGDDTLFALAAGSVEFGTKRGRKTVNIVPVEA, encoded by the coding sequence ATGGCACACAAGAAGGGCGCGTCCAGCTCTCGTAACGGCCGTGACTCCAACCCGAAGTACCTCGGCGTCAAGCGGTTTGGCGGTCAGGTCGTGAAGGCGGGCGAGATCCTCGTCCGTCAGCGCGGTACCAAGTTCCACCCTGGCGTGAACGTCGGCCGGGGCGGCGACGACACTCTGTTCGCTCTCGCTGCGGGCTCGGTGGAGTTCGGCACGAAGCGTGGCCGCAAGACGGTCAACATCGTGCCGGTCGAGGCCTGA
- the obgE gene encoding GTPase ObgE, giving the protein MASRFVDRAVIHVAAGDGGNGCASVHREKFKPLGGPDGGNGGHGGDVVLVVDPGVHTLLDFHFRPHARGGNGKQGQGSHRNGAAGETLELRVPDGTVVLDEDGEVLADLIGAGTRFVAAQGGRGGLGNAALASRARKAPGFALLGEPGEERDLVLELRSVADVGLLGFPSAGKSSLISVLSAAKPKIADYPFTTLVPNLGVVTAGEMVFTMADVPGLIPGASQGKGLGLDFLRHIERCAVLVHVVDCATYEPGRDPVSDVDALEDELARYTPALGGDLASRPRIVVLNKIDVPDAAELAELVRPEFEARGLRVFEISTVAHKGLRELTYALGEIVESYRASQPPPTPTKVVVTPKAVDDGGFTVEPDPEEEGGFVVRGAKPERWVRQTNFANDEAVGYLADRLNRLGVEEELTRLGAEPGCPVTIAGVTFDWEPSTPGVVGTLAGRGTDPRLEGSGRVSAAERKEARRLRREGVPDEDDPEDDSEGADE; this is encoded by the coding sequence ATGGCATCCCGATTCGTGGATCGCGCGGTGATTCATGTCGCCGCGGGCGACGGCGGGAACGGTTGCGCGTCGGTGCACCGTGAGAAGTTCAAGCCGCTCGGCGGCCCGGACGGCGGCAACGGGGGCCACGGCGGCGACGTGGTGCTCGTAGTCGACCCTGGCGTGCACACGCTGCTCGACTTCCACTTCCGCCCGCACGCGCGCGGTGGCAACGGCAAGCAGGGGCAGGGAAGTCACCGCAACGGAGCTGCCGGCGAGACACTGGAGCTGCGCGTTCCGGACGGCACCGTCGTCCTCGACGAGGACGGAGAGGTGCTGGCCGACCTCATCGGTGCGGGCACCCGGTTCGTGGCCGCCCAGGGCGGCCGGGGCGGGCTCGGCAACGCCGCACTCGCGTCGAGGGCCCGCAAGGCACCGGGATTCGCGCTGCTGGGTGAACCCGGCGAGGAACGCGATCTCGTCCTGGAGCTGCGGTCGGTCGCCGACGTGGGTCTGCTCGGTTTCCCCTCGGCGGGCAAGTCGTCCCTGATCTCCGTGCTGTCCGCAGCCAAACCGAAGATCGCGGACTATCCGTTCACCACGCTGGTGCCGAACCTGGGCGTGGTGACGGCGGGCGAGATGGTGTTCACGATGGCCGACGTGCCGGGGCTCATTCCCGGCGCGAGCCAGGGCAAGGGGCTCGGGCTCGACTTCCTACGCCACATCGAGCGGTGTGCGGTACTGGTGCACGTGGTGGACTGCGCCACGTACGAGCCGGGACGCGACCCCGTGTCGGATGTCGACGCGCTGGAGGACGAACTGGCCCGGTACACCCCGGCACTGGGCGGCGACCTGGCGTCGAGGCCCAGGATCGTGGTCCTCAACAAGATCGACGTTCCGGACGCCGCCGAGCTGGCCGAGCTGGTGAGGCCCGAGTTCGAAGCGCGGGGCCTGCGCGTGTTCGAGATCTCCACCGTGGCGCACAAGGGGCTGCGGGAGCTCACCTACGCCCTCGGGGAGATCGTCGAGTCCTACCGTGCCTCGCAGCCGCCGCCGACACCGACCAAGGTCGTCGTGACACCGAAGGCCGTGGACGACGGGGGCTTCACCGTGGAGCCCGACCCGGAGGAAGAGGGCGGCTTCGTGGTGCGGGGCGCCAAGCCCGAACGGTGGGTCCGGCAGACGAACTTCGCCAACGACGAGGCCGTCGGCTACCTCGCCGACCGGCTGAACCGGCTGGGGGTGGAGGAGGAGCTGACCCGGCTCGGCGCCGAGCCGGGCTGCCCCGTGACCATCGCCGGTGTCACGTTCGACTGGGAGCCCTCCACACCGGGTGTCGTCGGCACGTTGGCCGGTCGTGGCACCGATCCGCGTCTCGAAGGCTCCGGCAGGGTGAGCGCGGCCGAGCGTAAGGAGGCCCGTCGCCTGCGGCGAGAGGGTGTACCCGACGAAGACGACCCTGAAGACGACTCCGAAGGCGCCGATGAGTGA
- the proB gene encoding glutamate 5-kinase: MSEVRDAIAHAGRLVVKVGSSALTTAGSGLDVARLDALVDAIADRVARGTQIVLVSSGAIGAGLAPLSIGARPRDLATQQAAASVGQLALAHAYAESFGRYSLTVGQVLLTANDVVRRAHYRNAQRTFSRLLALGAVPVVNENDTVATEEIRFGDNDRLAALVAHLIGAEGLVLLSDVDALYDGDPRSGSTRKISEVTSESDLEGLAVGRSSSGLGTGGMMSKVAAARTAAAAGIPVLIAAAEQARSALGDAAVGTAFAHAPTRMPARRFWLGYAAGSRGRLLLDDGAVAAVVRHRRSLLAAGIVGMDGDFQAGDVVDLVNPEQTVVARGVVAFDVTELPELIGHSSHELPPEQRREVVHADDLVPLRRR; encoded by the coding sequence ATGAGTGAGGTACGGGACGCCATCGCCCACGCCGGGCGACTGGTGGTGAAGGTCGGCTCGTCGGCGCTCACCACCGCGGGCAGCGGACTCGACGTCGCACGGCTCGACGCGCTCGTCGACGCCATCGCCGACCGGGTGGCCCGTGGAACCCAGATCGTGCTCGTCTCCTCGGGGGCCATCGGCGCGGGGCTGGCGCCGTTGTCGATCGGCGCACGGCCGAGGGACCTGGCGACGCAGCAGGCCGCCGCGAGTGTCGGCCAGCTGGCTCTGGCCCACGCGTACGCCGAGTCGTTCGGCAGGTACTCGCTCACCGTGGGGCAGGTGTTGCTGACGGCCAACGACGTGGTGCGTCGCGCGCACTACCGCAACGCCCAGCGCACGTTCTCCCGTCTGCTGGCCCTCGGCGCGGTGCCGGTGGTGAACGAGAACGACACGGTGGCCACCGAGGAGATCCGTTTCGGTGACAACGATCGGCTCGCCGCGCTCGTCGCGCACCTGATCGGTGCCGAAGGCCTCGTTCTGCTGTCCGACGTGGACGCGCTGTACGACGGTGACCCGCGTTCCGGGAGCACCCGGAAGATCAGTGAGGTGACGTCGGAGTCCGATCTGGAGGGCTTGGCCGTCGGCCGGTCCAGCTCCGGGCTCGGGACCGGCGGCATGATGTCCAAGGTCGCTGCCGCGCGCACGGCCGCCGCGGCCGGGATCCCCGTGTTGATCGCCGCTGCGGAGCAGGCGCGTTCGGCGCTGGGGGACGCGGCGGTCGGCACGGCGTTCGCGCACGCTCCGACCCGGATGCCCGCACGCCGGTTCTGGCTCGGATACGCGGCGGGCTCGCGCGGAAGGCTGCTGCTGGACGACGGTGCCGTGGCGGCGGTGGTGCGACACCGCCGTTCGCTGCTCGCGGCGGGGATCGTCGGGATGGACGGCGATTTCCAGGCCGGCGACGTGGTGGACCTCGTGAATCCGGAGCAGACCGTGGTGGCGCGGGGTGTGGTGGCCTTCGACGTCACCGAGCTGCCGGAGCTGATCGGCCACTCCTCCCACGAACTCCCTCCGGAGCAACGTCGAGAGGTGGTCCACGCCGACGACCTGGTCCCGCTACGCCGACGTTGA
- a CDS encoding MFS transporter: MAGPGVETTGEPTGRHRLPVRRLFAASAGNALEWFDWTIYATFSIYFASAFFPGELAQLNTFATYALAFFFRPLGGLLIGRFADLRGRKPAMLFTITLMAGGSVMIGLLPTYDQIGWAAPLLLLVARIAQGLSLGGEVSNASAYLAEVAPARRRGRYSSFFYLSTGTAVLLASVLGFVLARSLTEAQLESWGWRLPFLLGGVLGLVALWLRRTLEETEQFRSNASAARRVHRPLLTTLRRHPRAVGQLVGFTMLSTLCYYTFFSALTPFAVTTRGVDDVDVFLALSIATALFVALQYPMGALSDRVGRRPQLLVWSAATAILILPLSSLVRPGFVNLLVVFCVGLGLYTAMTSIAPAVMSELFPTALRGLGIGAWYNLTVAVFGGTAPLLVTALSAAGLSTVFFGYVAAGAVVAFLVIWRLPETSGTELR; the protein is encoded by the coding sequence ATGGCCGGGCCTGGAGTGGAGACCACGGGAGAGCCGACCGGACGGCACCGGCTCCCCGTCCGCAGGTTGTTCGCCGCCAGCGCGGGCAACGCGCTGGAGTGGTTCGACTGGACCATCTACGCGACGTTCAGCATCTACTTCGCGAGCGCCTTCTTCCCCGGGGAACTCGCACAGCTCAACACGTTCGCCACCTACGCGCTCGCGTTCTTCTTCCGGCCACTCGGTGGGCTGCTGATCGGCCGGTTCGCCGACCTTCGTGGGCGCAAACCCGCGATGCTCTTCACGATCACGCTCATGGCGGGTGGGTCGGTGATGATCGGCCTGCTCCCGACGTACGACCAGATCGGTTGGGCGGCTCCGCTGCTGTTGCTGGTGGCCCGGATCGCGCAGGGGCTCTCGCTCGGTGGCGAGGTGTCCAACGCCTCCGCCTACCTCGCCGAAGTCGCACCGGCGAGGCGACGCGGCCGGTACTCCTCGTTCTTCTACCTCTCCACCGGCACCGCCGTGCTGCTGGCCTCCGTCCTCGGGTTCGTCCTCGCACGCTCGCTGACCGAGGCGCAACTGGAGTCGTGGGGATGGCGGCTGCCGTTCCTGCTCGGCGGCGTGCTCGGTCTCGTCGCCCTGTGGCTGCGCCGCACGCTGGAGGAGACCGAGCAGTTCCGCAGCAACGCCTCCGCCGCACGCCGGGTACACCGGCCGCTGCTGACCACGCTGCGCAGGCACCCGAGGGCCGTGGGACAGCTCGTCGGCTTCACCATGCTGTCCACGCTGTGCTACTACACCTTCTTCAGTGCACTGACGCCGTTCGCCGTGACCACGCGCGGCGTGGACGACGTCGACGTGTTCCTGGCGCTGTCCATCGCGACGGCGTTGTTCGTGGCGCTGCAGTATCCGATGGGTGCGTTGTCCGACCGCGTCGGCCGCAGGCCGCAACTGCTGGTCTGGTCGGCGGCCACGGCGATCCTGATACTCCCTCTGTCCTCGCTCGTGCGTCCGGGATTCGTCAACCTGCTCGTCGTGTTCTGTGTGGGCCTCGGCCTCTACACCGCCATGACGTCCATCGCACCCGCCGTCATGAGCGAGTTGTTCCCCACCGCACTACGCGGACTGGGTATCGGCGCCTGGTACAACCTCACCGTCGCCGTGTTCGGCGGCACGGCGCCGTTGCTGGTCACGGCGCTGTCCGCGGCCGGACTGTCGACGGTGTTCTTCGGCTACGTCGCCGCCGGGGCCGTGGTCGCGTTCCTCGTGATCTGGCGGCTGCCGGAGACCAGCGGCACCGAGCTGCGCTGA
- the nadD gene encoding nicotinate-nucleotide adenylyltransferase — translation MSARRLGVMGGTFDPVHNGHLVAASEVQHRFGLDEVIFVPTGQPWQKAGRAVSRAEDRYLMTVIATASNPVFSVSRVDIDRGGQTYTVDTLRDLREEYPDDELFFITGADALEQILTWRDVDELFDLAHFIGVTRPGYQLNDHHLPEGRVSLVEVTAMAISSTACRQRVRNGEPVWYLMPDGVVRYISKRKLYLPSE, via the coding sequence ATGTCCGCACGTCGGCTCGGGGTCATGGGCGGCACGTTCGATCCCGTCCACAACGGTCACCTCGTCGCCGCGAGCGAGGTGCAGCACCGGTTCGGGCTCGACGAGGTGATCTTCGTGCCCACCGGGCAGCCCTGGCAGAAGGCGGGCCGGGCGGTGTCGAGGGCGGAGGACCGTTACCTGATGACGGTCATCGCCACCGCGTCGAACCCGGTGTTCTCCGTCAGCCGTGTCGACATCGACCGGGGCGGCCAGACCTACACGGTCGACACCCTCCGTGACCTCCGGGAGGAGTACCCCGACGACGAACTGTTCTTCATCACCGGCGCCGACGCGCTGGAGCAGATCCTGACGTGGCGTGACGTGGACGAGCTGTTCGACCTCGCGCACTTCATCGGTGTCACCCGGCCGGGATACCAGTTGAACGACCACCACCTGCCGGAGGGCCGGGTGAGCCTCGTGGAGGTCACCGCGATGGCCATCTCGTCGACGGCGTGCCGCCAGCGCGTGCGCAACGGTGAGCCCGTGTGGTACCTCATGCCCGACGGCGTGGTGCGCTACATCAGCAAGCGGAAGCTGTACCTGCCGAGCGAGTGA
- the rsfS gene encoding ribosome silencing factor: MAATAEARDLATAAAHAAADKKATDVVLLDVSERLVITDVFVIASAPNERQIGAIVDNIEEKLRIAGHKPVRREGAREGRWVLLDYVDVVVHIQHTEERAFYGLERLWKDCPRIEVDGLEPADTDGDQGADAS, from the coding sequence GTGGCAGCGACGGCCGAAGCCCGAGACCTCGCGACCGCGGCCGCGCACGCGGCGGCGGACAAGAAGGCGACCGACGTGGTGCTGCTCGACGTCTCGGAGCGGCTCGTGATCACCGACGTCTTCGTGATCGCGTCCGCGCCCAACGAGCGGCAGATCGGGGCCATCGTCGACAACATCGAGGAGAAACTCCGCATCGCCGGGCACAAGCCGGTGCGCAGGGAGGGCGCCAGGGAGGGGCGCTGGGTGCTGCTCGACTACGTCGACGTCGTCGTGCACATCCAGCACACCGAGGAGCGCGCGTTCTACGGACTGGAGCGGTTGTGGAAGGACTGCCCGCGCATCGAGGTGGACGGGCTGGAGCCCGCCGACACGGACGGTGATCAGGGGGCGGACGCGTCGTGA
- a CDS encoding histidine phosphatase family protein: MTLRRLVLWRHGETDYNAAGRMQGQLDSALTEVGWNQARFAAPALARFEPDLVIASDLRRATDTATVLTEAFDLPLRLDKRLRETHLGEWQGLTGSAVDERAPGERDRWRLDATWAPPGGESRLEVAERAHEVVADLLHGDDDVRTVLFAAHGGLILALTAKLLRLPVELWPSLGGIANCHWVELERQDETWRLRAYNAGITG; the protein is encoded by the coding sequence GTGACGCTGCGGCGGCTCGTGCTGTGGCGGCACGGTGAGACCGACTACAACGCGGCCGGGCGGATGCAGGGCCAGCTCGACTCAGCGTTGACCGAGGTCGGGTGGAACCAGGCGAGGTTCGCCGCGCCCGCGCTCGCCCGGTTCGAGCCGGATCTCGTCATCGCTTCCGACCTGCGTCGTGCCACCGACACCGCCACCGTGCTGACGGAGGCGTTCGACCTGCCGCTGCGCTTGGACAAGCGGCTCCGCGAGACACACCTCGGCGAGTGGCAGGGGCTCACAGGCAGCGCCGTGGACGAGCGCGCGCCCGGCGAACGCGACCGCTGGCGCCTCGACGCCACGTGGGCGCCACCAGGCGGCGAGTCGCGGTTGGAGGTCGCCGAGCGAGCCCACGAGGTGGTCGCCGACCTGCTGCACGGAGACGACGACGTCCGGACCGTGCTGTTCGCCGCGCACGGTGGGCTGATCCTCGCGTTGACCGCGAAGTTGCTGCGACTTCCCGTGGAGTTGTGGCCCTCGCTCGGGGGGATCGCCAACTGTCACTGGGTGGAGTTGGAGCGTCAGGACGAGACCTGGAGGCTTCGCGCCTACAACGCGGGAATCACCGGTTGA
- the octT gene encoding diglucosylglycerate octanoyltransferase — protein sequence MSERSPRLLVFGDSLSFHGPEGGHPADDPRLWPNVAAHALGGSADLVAGAGWTARDAWWAMIGDPRVWAELHRADVVVLAVGSMDTLPSPLPTYLRTGLRYLRPDPLRRVARRAYLAAQPVLSVALRGRPSVLPTRLTVRYLDTAVSALRVLRPSLPVVGWLPSVHRAASYGYVQTARPRTTAAIASWAARADVPVLDVPAVVAPHVLGGHGNPDGMHWGWEGHAAIGAAMAELIRPLVTRVGSAAPDAERLGHVG from the coding sequence TTGAGCGAGCGTTCGCCACGGCTTCTGGTGTTCGGTGACTCGCTGAGCTTCCACGGCCCGGAAGGGGGCCATCCAGCGGACGATCCGAGATTGTGGCCCAACGTCGCCGCGCACGCGCTCGGAGGAAGCGCCGATCTCGTGGCGGGAGCCGGGTGGACGGCCCGCGACGCGTGGTGGGCGATGATCGGCGACCCGAGGGTGTGGGCGGAGCTGCACCGCGCGGATGTCGTGGTGCTCGCGGTGGGAAGCATGGACACGTTGCCGTCGCCGCTGCCGACGTACCTGCGTACGGGTCTGCGGTATCTCCGGCCCGACCCGTTGCGGCGCGTCGCACGCCGGGCGTACCTGGCGGCGCAGCCCGTGTTGTCGGTCGCGTTGCGGGGGCGGCCGTCGGTCCTGCCCACGCGGTTGACGGTGCGCTACCTCGACACGGCGGTGTCGGCCCTGCGGGTGCTCAGGCCGTCGCTTCCCGTGGTGGGCTGGCTGCCGTCGGTACACCGGGCGGCCTCGTACGGCTACGTGCAGACTGCCCGGCCTCGCACCACCGCCGCCATCGCGAGCTGGGCGGCGCGGGCGGACGTCCCGGTGTTGGACGTGCCCGCCGTCGTCGCCCCCCACGTCCTCGGTGGTCACGGCAACCCCGACGGGATGCACTGGGGTTGGGAGGGGCACGCTGCGATCGGAGCTGCGATGGCCGAGCTGATCCGTCCGCTCGTCACCCGGGTGGGTAGCGCCGCTCCGGACGCCGAGCGGCTCGGCCACGTAGGCTGA
- a CDS encoding DegV family protein, protein MPVAVVTDSTAHLPEGFAERNGISVVPLHVLVDGVSSLDGAEFGPAALAGALEQRKIVTTSRPTPAAFAAAFRAALDGGADAIVSIHLSKKLSGTWEAAVLAAQEVGPDLVRVVDSRTIAMGLGFAALEAAETARRGACVEEVEAAAVAAAEASETFFAVETLEYLRRGGRIGHAAALLGTALAVKPVLHMAEGEIRPLEKVRTMQRALNRLVDLVAEAAGDDEVSIAVHHLAAPDRAAQLATRIDERVPGSAGCVVSELGAVVGAHTGPGVVGVVVRRRTGMA, encoded by the coding sequence GTGCCGGTCGCGGTTGTCACGGATTCCACAGCTCACCTGCCCGAGGGCTTCGCCGAGCGGAACGGCATCAGCGTCGTTCCGCTGCACGTGCTCGTCGACGGCGTGTCCTCCCTCGACGGCGCCGAGTTCGGTCCGGCGGCGTTGGCCGGTGCGCTGGAACAGCGGAAGATCGTCACCACCTCGCGTCCCACGCCCGCCGCTTTCGCGGCGGCCTTCCGGGCGGCGTTGGACGGCGGTGCCGACGCGATCGTGTCGATCCACCTGTCCAAGAAGTTGTCCGGTACCTGGGAGGCCGCCGTGCTGGCGGCTCAGGAGGTGGGACCGGACCTGGTACGCGTGGTCGACTCACGCACCATCGCGATGGGGCTGGGGTTCGCCGCCCTCGAAGCCGCGGAGACCGCGCGGCGCGGCGCGTGCGTGGAGGAGGTCGAGGCTGCGGCCGTGGCTGCCGCCGAGGCTTCGGAGACGTTCTTCGCGGTGGAGACCCTGGAGTATCTCCGGAGGGGCGGGCGTATCGGCCACGCCGCGGCGCTGCTCGGCACGGCGCTCGCTGTGAAGCCGGTGCTGCACATGGCGGAGGGTGAGATCCGTCCATTGGAAAAGGTCCGCACGATGCAGCGCGCGCTGAACCGGTTGGTGGACCTCGTCGCCGAGGCCGCGGGCGACGACGAGGTGTCGATTGCCGTGCATCACCTGGCTGCTCCCGACCGGGCGGCCCAGCTCGCCACGCGGATCGACGAGCGCGTGCCGGGTTCGGCGGGTTGCGTGGTGTCCGAACTGGGAGCGGTGGTCGGTGCGCACACCGGTCCGGGCGTGGTCGGGGTCGTGGTGCGCCGACGTACCGGAATGGCGTGA
- a CDS encoding ComEA family DNA-binding protein codes for MAQLAAEAEGRAGRAGPEEQASPRHGAPSRDTTVARLVERWCPGGRRAAAGHRRRSTIAAAVVGAIGIGVVAAMVLGSRPEPERAPPLPTVRQVSAVSHSAPTGSATSTSAAPTSLVVSVVGTVADPGLITVEPGARVADVIELAGGAKRDADLLTVNLARRVSDGEQIYVGVTPPPGASSGPTGSGGASESTEDRVKIDLNSADQGLLETLPGVGEVTAERILEWREQHGRFTSVEQLREVDGIGAKRFARLRDRVMVG; via the coding sequence TTGGCCCAGCTGGCCGCCGAGGCGGAAGGACGTGCGGGACGTGCCGGGCCTGAGGAGCAGGCATCACCGCGCCATGGCGCACCGTCCCGCGACACGACGGTCGCCAGACTCGTGGAGCGGTGGTGTCCCGGCGGACGGCGTGCGGCGGCCGGGCATCGCAGACGGAGCACGATCGCCGCCGCAGTGGTCGGCGCCATAGGGATCGGTGTCGTGGCGGCGATGGTTCTCGGCAGTAGGCCCGAACCGGAGCGAGCGCCTCCACTGCCCACCGTTCGGCAGGTGTCGGCGGTGTCGCACTCGGCTCCCACCGGCTCGGCAACCTCCACGAGTGCGGCGCCGACGTCTCTCGTGGTCAGTGTCGTCGGCACGGTCGCCGACCCCGGCCTGATCACCGTGGAACCGGGGGCCAGGGTGGCCGACGTCATCGAACTCGCCGGTGGGGCGAAGCGGGACGCCGATCTGCTGACGGTGAACCTGGCGCGCCGGGTGTCGGACGGCGAACAGATCTACGTCGGAGTGACACCGCCCCCAGGAGCGAGTTCCGGCCCCACGGGCTCAGGTGGAGCATCGGAGTCCACTGAGGACAGAGTGAAGATCGATCTGAACTCGGCGGACCAGGGACTGTTGGAGACCTTGCCGGGTGTGGGGGAGGTGACGGCGGAGCGGATTCTCGAATGGCGCGAGCAGCACGGCCGGTTCACGTCGGTCGAGCAGCTGCGGGAAGTCGACGGCATCGGCGCCAAACGGTTCGCGCGCCTGCGCGATCGGGTGATGGTCGGGTGA